Genomic segment of Primulina tabacum isolate GXHZ01 chromosome 11, ASM2559414v2, whole genome shotgun sequence:
AAAAATTCCACCTGAACATTAGAGGTCGTTCTTATTGATCCTTTTTTATTAAACTTCGTGCTAAGACTTTAATTGTCCATTACATTTTGGTTTTTGGAGGCTGGGAAGCTGAATAAGCAAGTGCCTGATCTGTGTGAATTTTTGTAGGATGGAAACGAAGTGTTTTTCAGGATTAAGAAGAATACTCAGCTGAAGAAGCTTATGAACGCCTATTGTGACCGACAATCTGTGGATTTCAATTCTATTGCTTTTCTATTTGATGGCCGTCGTCTCCGAGGAGAACAAACACCAGATGAGGTCTGACATCTCTCTCATTTTCTCGTTTCT
This window contains:
- the LOC142519154 gene encoding small ubiquitin-related modifier 1-like, which encodes MSNVEDEKKPADPAGHINLKVKGQDGNEVFFRIKKNTQLKKLMNAYCDRQSVDFNSIAFLFDGRRLRGEQTPDELEMEDGDEIDAMLHQTGGTIAYL